In one window of Anser cygnoides isolate HZ-2024a breed goose chromosome 3, Taihu_goose_T2T_genome, whole genome shotgun sequence DNA:
- the VIP gene encoding VIP peptides isoform X1, whose translation MEHRGASPLLLALALLSALCWRARALPPRGAAFPAVPRLGNRMPFDAASEPDHAHGSLKSESDILQNTLPENEKFYFDLSRIIDRNARHADGIFTSVYSHLLAKLAVKRYLHSLIRKRVSSQDSPVKRHSDAVFTDNYSRFRKQMAVKKYLNSVLTGKRSQEELNPSKLRDEAEILEPSFSENYDDVSVDELLSHLPLDL comes from the exons ATGGAGCACCGCGGAGCCTCCCCGCTCCTCCTCGCCCTCGCCCTCCTCAGCGCTCTCTGCTGGCGGGCAagggcgctgcccccccggggggccgcCTTCCCTGCCGTGCCGCG ATTGGGAAACAGAATGCCATTTGATGCAGCCAGTGAACCTGACCATGCCCATGGGTCTTTAAAGTCTGAATCAGACATTTTGCAGAACACACTacctgaaaatgagaaattctaTTTTGATCTGTCCAGAATTATTGATAG aaatgcaaggCATGCTGATGGAATTTTCACCAGTGTCTACAGCCATCTTTTGGCTAAACTTGCTGTGAAGAGATATCTGCATTCGCTTATTAGAAAACGAGTTAG TTCCCAGGACAGTCCTGTCAAACGCCACTCTGATGCTGTCTTCACCGACAACTACAGCCGCTTTCGGAAGCAAATGGctgtgaagaaatatttaaactcagttttaactggaaaaagaag CCAGGAAGAGCTAAACCCCTCTAAACTTCGTGATGAAGCAGAAATTCTTGAaccttccttttcagaaaactaTGATGATGTTTCTGTAGATGAGCTGCTGAGCCACCTCCCCCTG
- the VIP gene encoding VIP peptides isoform X2, giving the protein MEHRGASPLLLALALLSALCWRARALPPRGAAFPAVPRLGNRMPFDAASEPDHAHGSLKSESDILQNTLPENEKFYFDLSRIIDSSQDSPVKRHSDAVFTDNYSRFRKQMAVKKYLNSVLTGKRSQEELNPSKLRDEAEILEPSFSENYDDVSVDELLSHLPLDL; this is encoded by the exons ATGGAGCACCGCGGAGCCTCCCCGCTCCTCCTCGCCCTCGCCCTCCTCAGCGCTCTCTGCTGGCGGGCAagggcgctgcccccccggggggccgcCTTCCCTGCCGTGCCGCG ATTGGGAAACAGAATGCCATTTGATGCAGCCAGTGAACCTGACCATGCCCATGGGTCTTTAAAGTCTGAATCAGACATTTTGCAGAACACACTacctgaaaatgagaaattctaTTTTGATCTGTCCAGAATTATTGATAG TTCCCAGGACAGTCCTGTCAAACGCCACTCTGATGCTGTCTTCACCGACAACTACAGCCGCTTTCGGAAGCAAATGGctgtgaagaaatatttaaactcagttttaactggaaaaagaag CCAGGAAGAGCTAAACCCCTCTAAACTTCGTGATGAAGCAGAAATTCTTGAaccttccttttcagaaaactaTGATGATGTTTCTGTAGATGAGCTGCTGAGCCACCTCCCCCTG